In Helianthus annuus cultivar XRQ/B chromosome 8, HanXRQr2.0-SUNRISE, whole genome shotgun sequence, a single genomic region encodes these proteins:
- the LOC110873900 gene encoding UDP-glycosyltransferase 76H1, producing MLISIFLKDFAMQEIVPNYHPLRYKDLPFSTSPVEEWKQLVSNFSQQAHPSAIIWNTIKFLEHESLTQIHNHLQVPVFAIGPLHKIKPSSYVSSHQVDTSCITWLDKQPPKSVVYISFGSLATMDAKVLTEMAWGLAKSNQRFLWALRPGLVCGLEWLELLPEGFVGETRERGLIVKWAPQKDVLAHFAVGGFWSHCGWNSCLESISSGVVMICQPFSVDQGVNARYMSYVWKIGLELEQVEREEIRRMIKRVMVDEEGEEMRVRVNGMKEMVKEAVGNSGSSQESLEGLVNFILSR from the coding sequence ATGCTAATATCCATTTTCTTAAAAGATTTTGCGATGCAGGAGATTGTGCCAAATTATCACCCCCTCAGGTACAAAGACCTGCCATTCTCAACATCTCCTGTTGAAGAATGGAAACAACTGGTTTCAAACTTCAGCCAACAAGCACACCCCTCAGCCATTATCTGGAACACTATCAAGTTTCTCGAACACGAATCATTGACCCAAATCCACAACCACTTACAAGTTCCAGTTTTTGCAATTGGGCCTTTACACAAAATAAAACCAAGCTCGTATGTTAGTTCTCACCAAGTAGACACCAGTTGCATCACCTGGCTTGATAAACAACCTCCCAAATCTGTGGTCTACATAAGCTTTGGAAGCTTAGCCACAATGGACGCGAAAGTGCTGACTGAGATGGCATGGGGTCTAGCTAAAAGTAACCAACGCTTCCTATGGGCGCTTAGACCTGGTTTAGTTTGTGGATTAGAGTGGCTCGAGTTATTGCCGGAGGGGTTCGTAGGGGAAACAAGAGAACGAGGCTTAATCGTGAAATGGGCTCCCCAGAAGGACGTGTTAGCCCATTTTGCGGTGGGTGGGTTTTGGAGTCATTGCGGATGGAATTCGTGTTTAGAGAGTATTTCATCGGGAGTTGTGATGATATGTCAACCGTTTAGTGTGGATCAAGGGGTGAACGCGCGCTATATGAGTTACGTGTGGAAGATAGGGCTCGAGTTGGAGCAGGTGGAGAGAGAGGAGATTAGAAGGATGATTAAAAGAGTTATGGTGGATGAGGAAGGAGAGGAAATGAGAGTTAGAGTAAATGGTATGAAGGAAATGGTTAAAGAAGCTGTGGGTAATAGTGGTTCTTCACAAGAATCGTTGGAGGGTTTGGTAAATTTCATTTTGTCACGTTGA